The following proteins come from a genomic window of Alicyclobacillus dauci:
- a CDS encoding malate dehydrogenase encodes MSNAWKVTVFGAGGTGGAIADLLTQKQYGEVVLIDVQKDMAEGKAMDIEQSGALMGSDTKVVGGIDPILSKDSNVVIITAGIGRKPGLRREDLIATNARVMKEISQSIRMLSPDAFVIVLTNPADILTRVVRHATGFPSERVMGQGGILDSARLAHWLAKLANVSQQHVRAMVLGGHGDHMVPVRRFASIYGIPATDVLTENAWQTAVEHTRFGGGEILAKFKTHGAAITPAHAVLAMVEALRSQVAHVLPVSVQSHGVYGLPKDVYIGLPAKVSELGVEQILEAPLSADEFDRLHASADSMEKTYQEWKSSQSA; translated from the coding sequence ATGTCAAACGCCTGGAAAGTAACTGTGTTCGGAGCGGGTGGAACAGGCGGTGCGATCGCAGACCTTTTGACACAAAAGCAGTATGGTGAAGTCGTGCTCATCGATGTACAAAAGGACATGGCTGAAGGAAAAGCCATGGACATCGAACAGTCGGGTGCGCTGATGGGAAGCGATACAAAGGTCGTTGGCGGGATCGATCCAATCTTGTCGAAGGACTCCAACGTCGTGATCATCACGGCGGGCATTGGTCGGAAACCGGGACTTCGACGAGAAGACTTAATTGCGACCAACGCAAGGGTGATGAAGGAAATCAGCCAGTCCATTCGCATGCTGTCGCCGGACGCCTTCGTCATTGTCTTGACGAATCCAGCCGACATTTTGACACGAGTGGTGCGGCATGCCACGGGCTTCCCCTCAGAACGCGTCATGGGCCAAGGCGGTATTCTGGATTCGGCGCGACTTGCCCACTGGCTTGCCAAGCTTGCAAATGTGAGCCAGCAGCACGTTCGAGCCATGGTCCTGGGTGGGCACGGAGATCACATGGTTCCGGTTCGACGGTTTGCATCCATTTACGGTATTCCGGCAACGGACGTTCTGACTGAGAACGCGTGGCAGACAGCCGTTGAGCACACGCGCTTCGGCGGTGGGGAAATTCTTGCCAAGTTCAAGACGCACGGCGCCGCCATCACACCTGCACACGCCGTGCTCGCCATGGTTGAGGCACTCCGTTCTCAAGTCGCCCATGTTCTCCCGGTATCCGTGCAAAGTCACGGCGTATACGGTCTCCCCAAAGACGTGTACATCGGACTTCCAGCGAAAGTGTCAGAGCTCGGCGTGGAACAGATCCTCGAGGCACCCCTGTCTGCGGACGAATTTGATAGGCTTCACGCCTCTGCAGATAGTATGGAAAAAACATATCAAGAGTGGAAGAGCAGTCAATCGGCGTAA